One Diabrotica virgifera virgifera chromosome 3, PGI_DIABVI_V3a genomic window carries:
- the LOC126881085 gene encoding uncharacterized protein LOC126881085 — MKTQGQMCKTKWANIRDTFRHYLHIKKCGKVTKRYKRANQLSFLTKHFNERGTITNIKDIDNTQQKSEQIVPEYEKYLHITKSGKVTKRYKYNQLRFLKKHFNEKETITNTKDIGNTQQKSENIVPEYEKYLHITKSGKVTKRYKYNQLRFLKKHFNEKETITNIKDIGNTQQKSENIVPEYEKYLPTHYKKWKSNKEVHIRSTKIPEKTF; from the coding sequence gtcAAATGTGCAAGACCAAATGGGCAAATATTAGAGACACATTTAGACACTATTTACACATTAAAAAATGTGGTAAAGTGACCAAGAGGTACAAACGAGCTAATCAACTAAGTTTCTTGACAAAACATTTTAATGAAAGAGGAACGATAACTAACATTAAAGATATTGATAATACCCAACAAAAGTCTGAACAAATAGTGCCTGAATATGAAAAGTATTTACACATTACAAAAAGTGGAAAAGTAACAAAGAGGTACAAATACAATCAACTAAGGTTCctgaaaaaacattttaatgaaAAAGAAACGATAACTAACACTAAAGATATTGGTAATACCCAACAGAAGTCTGAAAACATAGTGCCTGAATATGAAAAGTATTTACACATTACAAAAAGTGGAAAAGTAACAAAGAGGTACAAATACAATCAACTAAGGTTCctgaaaaaacattttaatgaaAAAGAAACGATAACTAACATTAAAGATATTGGTAATACCCAACAGAAGTCTGAAAACATAGTGCCTGAATATGAAAAGTATTTACCTACACATTACAAAAAGTGGAAAAGTAACAAAGAGGTACATATACGATCAACTAAGATCCCcgaaaaaacattttaa